The Paenarthrobacter aurescens region GGCGCCGTTAAGGATGGTGGCGCTCATACCGATCAGGCAGTCGTCCTCCACAGTGCATCCGTGGACCACTGCGCTGTGCCCCACGGAGACCCGTTCGCCCACAGTGCAAGGGAATCCGGGGTCGGCATGGAGGACCACGTTGTCCTGGAGGTTGGACCCCGCGCCCACGCTGATGGCGGCCGTATCTGCCCGGACGGAGACGCCGTAGAAAGCGCTCGAATCCTCGGCCAGGGTGGCCTTGCCAATGATCGAGGCCGTGGGTGCCACGAAGGCAGTTTCATGGATAACCGGGGTATCTCCGGCAAAAGTGTAAG contains the following coding sequences:
- a CDS encoding gamma carbonic anhydrase family protein gives rise to the protein MAPSYTFAGDTPVIHETAFVAPTASIIGKATLAEDSSAFYGVSVRADTAAISVGAGSNLQDNVVLHADPGFPCTVGERVSVGHSAVVHGCTVEDDCLIGMSATILNGAVIGTGSLIAAGAVVLEGTVIPPRSLVAGVPAKVRRELTDDEFEGVKHNAAHYKELAAAHREMHA